A region of the Gambusia affinis linkage group LG11, SWU_Gaff_1.0, whole genome shotgun sequence genome:
TGACGAATACATATCTTGTCTCTGTAGTGAACTTAACTGAATATAGATTTCAATTAAGGTtgtaaatccaaatgagaatcCTTGATAAGAATAGATGTTTACGGGTGCTCTCTGTGTAATTAGATAAGCATGAGTAAGAATGCCCAAACATTTCACTTTCAATGTTCAAAACTGGTAGAGATGTACTCCAAATaacttgcagctgtaactgcagtACAAGTTGGGTCTACAAAGTACTTACTCTTGGGAGCTGAACATAAAAAGCATGTTGCGCTCAAAGAACATTGGTCTTGCACTAAatgcactgaagtttgtggttgcaatgtgaaaaagaaatctgaaagttcaaggggtatgaatactttttaaaccCTTTGTATgtgaaacaacttactgttttATTCACTGATTGTATACATCACAACAGCACGGGAAGAGAAAACCAATCTttttttgctgtcttttttaGTGCCTTCTCCTAGTGCCTTACGACTGGATACTACTGCTTCTTTTGGCACTGCCAGGGAAGTTGTTGCCATAAAGGACTACTGCCCATCCAGCTTCACCACTCTCAAGTTCTCTAAGGGCGACCTCCTCTATGTTCTTGACTCATCTGGGGGAGAGTGGTGGTATGCTCACAACAATACAGAGATGGGTTACATCCCCGCAGCCTATGTGGAACCCATCAACTTCAGAGATTCGTCCTTCAGCGACAGCGGAATGATAGACACAATATCAGACTGTAACGAGGAGGGAGCTAAAGAAATGGACCTGTTAGGAGAGTGGACAGGAAAAATTCTAAAACCGACcacttttcaaaatggaaaTCCTTTTGCAACAACCCATACCTCTACAAATCCTTTTCTAAACAGGGGTTCTCAGAGTTCCTTTGATCAgacaataaaagagaaatcagtTGACCTTCTTCTGTTTGATACAGTCTCTTCTTCTGGCCCTAATTCTACCAGAAACACTGGAGACAATGGTTTTTCCAGCTACGTCTTTAGTTTGAACACTCTTAGTCCCACTGTAGTTGTGGGgcaaacatttcaaagagaCAACCCGTTTCTTAGAAGCAAGCGTTCCTACAGCCTGTCTGAACTGTCCAGCCTTCAGGCTCAGGCAGAAATACCACAAGCCTCCAACAGTTTCTTCAGAGGTCTCACAGCGCCTGCACCTGAGCAGTTCCAGACCAGGGAGGACTTCCGTGCAGCATGGCTCACCCATCGCAAGTTGGCCAGGTCCTGCCATGACCTGGATTCACTGGGTCAGAGCCCAGGCTGGGGTCAAACACAGCCAGTAGAAACCAACATTGTCTGTCGCCTGGACAGCTCAGGAGGAGCAGTGCAGCTTCCAGACACCAGCATTAGCATCCTTGTACCTGAGGGCCATGTGGCAGCAGGGGACACACAACAAATGTCAATCAAAGCTCTGCTCGACTCACCACTTGAACTAAACAGTGATCGCTGTACCACTGTCAGCCCTGTGGTAGAGATCAAACTCAGCAACATGGAGACCAAAACCACCATCACCCTGGAGATGAAAGTGtctgttgttgtaaaaatggaaaacagacaGACGACAGCAGTCTTATGTATGAGGAGTGATTGTAAAGAGGGGCCATATACCCCCATCCCTCAGGCCTACATCTATGGGGACACGGTTCAGGTGAGCCTGGATAACCTTGAGCCatgcatgtatgtatgtgtggTTACCCAGGCCCTGTCTGTACTACCTGAAACCACAGTCTGGGAGTATGTTGTTAAAAAGATTACCTTAGGAGTTTATGGTCCAAAACATATCCACCCATCCTTCAAAACTGTGGTGGCCATGTTTGGCCATGAATGTGCTCCAAAGACCCTGTTGGTGAGCGAGGTGGGTAAACAGGCACACTCTGCACCACCAGTTGCCCTGCAGCTTTGGGGCAAACATCAATTTGTCTTGTCGAAACCTCAAGACCTCCATGTTGAGGTTTACTCCAACATGGCTAACTATGAGGTAAAAGCCAGTGAGCAGGCCAGAGTGGTCAGGGGCTTCCAGGTTAGATTAGGCAAAGTCAGCAGGCTGATCTACATGATTTCCACTCGGAATGCTGAAGATGTTTCAGATTTCACTCTAAGAATCCAAGTCAAAGATGACCAAGATTGTATCCTTGCTCAGTTTTGTGTCCAAACACCAACACCGCCACTTAAAGCAGGGCCAAAGACATCAGTGCAGCGGCGATTCCTGAAGAAGAAGGAGTTAGGGAAAATAGTTTTGTCTCCTCTTGCTGTTGCAGCCAAATACCCTGTTTTCCAGGACAGGAAAATAACTAACCTAAAGTTTGGTAAATTAATCAAAACTGTAATCAGGCAAATGAAAAACCAGTACTTGCTTGAATACAAAAAAGGAGACTTTGTAGCCCTTCTGAGTGAGGAGATGATCAAGCTGAAGGGCCAGTTGTGGACAAAAGAGTGGTACATTGGGTATTATCAGGGCAAAATAGGGCTTGTTCATGCTAAGAATGTTCTGATAGTTGGCAAGATAAAGCCCACTAATATCAGCGGGCCTGAACTTACAACCTCATTATTACTGGAGCAAATTCTGAAGCCCTGCAAGTTCCTCACATACATCTATGCCTCAGTAAGAACTATACTGATGGAGAACATTGGCAACTGGCGAGTTTTTGCAGATGCTCTTGGATACATCAACCTGCCCCTGACGCATTTCTGCCGTACAGAGCTAGACAGTGAGCCAGAGAGGGTGGCGTCGGTCCTGGAGAGGCTAAAGGAAGATTGCAACAATGCAGAAAGCAAAGAGAGGAAGTCCTTCCAGAAAGAACTCCTGACTGTAAGTTACAGCTTTGGCATGTTCCTCTGATGCAGTTGTttagtacaaaaataaagaacactAATTGCTTGCTCTTGTTTTAAGCATTAGGTCTCAATTGGATACCCTTTATTCCTTCGTGGGTCCAATTAAACAGCCATATGTTTGGGAGATTTTGCTCAAACAACATCCTTTCCTCAGGTTTCTAATCTCTTTGCAGCTGCTCAAGGCCTCAAGTTCAGACAGTGATCCAGTTCTACTAATTCTGCTGGGAGTGTGTTGGCACCAAGGTGTAATAGGGGCCCGAGGagctgtggaaaacaacagAGTGCTTTGTTCTCCCTACCAATGTCTGTTGCTGGAGTTTCACAGTGTGCAGTTTGCATATAATATGCTGATCTGATAAATCCAGTTGATCTTATATAGACATATACAGTAAATCAACCTGGGGGGCGGGGGTTAACAAGTCCCAGGTTGATTTGAAAGGCTGAAAGGCTATTTCTTTCAGCCTCTCATAAGGCTGAAAGAAATAGCTTTATGTCCtgatacttttaaatattaaagagatAGTAAGAGCTGGTATCTGCAGGCTTTCATACGTCTTGTAGGTTGGTCCTGTGTTTGcgacgcttccaaatattgagctAATATTAACAGCTGCCTTGTTTGGCTCTGCACTTCTCTATTCGCAGTGGAGGATAGTTCTTTACAATGCAGGCCATTTCCCGTCTGCGGTGCTTTCATAACATCGCACTGGTGCTCTACATACATCTCTgatgaaaaattttaaacttcaacaCAGTCCACATCTTCAGGAAGCAATTATTTCTCAATAGCCGAGAGGACAAAGACTAGTGCAAAAGCATTCCTCACTTGcagttttctcctgtttttgcttttttgtcaaacCCAACAAATTTGATCATCAAAGACAGCCTGAGTAAACACGCATTTCAATTTTACAATTACAGACcaataattgtatttattaaattttaaaacccATCTATATGTGGAAAAGTAGTAAACCCCTAGAGCCAATAATTGTTTTTCCCACTCTTAGCTGCTAAGCAGCAACAACTGACATCAAGCATCTGGGATTAGTGCAAAGAAGTTCTTGACATCACTGTGGATGAATCTTGGTCCACCCTTTTCTACAGAATAGTTTTAATCAAATCACATTAGAAAGAGTTTGAATATGAATTGCCTGTTTTAAGGTAGCTCAAATCAAGTTAACTCAAATCTCAGTCAGATTTGAGTTGACAAGCAGTTGTCAAGAACTTGACGAGACCACtccaaaatgttcattttgtttttttcttagccATTCAGGGGTCGACCTTGTGCTTTGGAACCTCCTTCCTGATCCTGGGCTAAAACCCCTAACCCCACCCCATTATTTGCACCAAAATTCATGGTGCAAATAATGACCAGTGGTTCATGTCCTGGCACAGCAAAGCAACCACAAATCAGCACTGTAATGCCACCATGTTTGAATCTGTTCATCTATGCTTCTGTAATGCTCTTAGTTTTCACCTGTcatcccttacaaaaaaatcccatgaaaatcacatgtgaatgtcacatgtgatcacatgtggttcacacaaatttttacatgtgaatgatgtgaatcacatgtgaaagcacatgaatacgtgtaattttggaacgtttcgtggtaaaatcacgtgattcacatgtgatcacatgtgattttcatgggattttttgtaagggatgGCATGCAGTTTCAAAATtgttcccttttttcttttcaaccaacagaatattttgttttactttattcctTTTCTTTGAATCATCTAAATAatcatttaatgaaaataaaatgcatttataaagagaaaaatagtttCAATGGCATATGACTACTGTTTGCTGAAAACTTggcatgttttgtttattttatttagtgtatTCCaatctaaaactttaaaaccatCAGGAGAGCGTTTGTCACAATTTTACAATGTTTCACAGTCAGTGTATAAGAGAGAGTCTCTGACAGAAGTTAGATTTGTACTACAGTTGAAGTTACACAGAACAGGAACACTGTAATTTACCCAAAGTTGTAAACACTAGTTATACCCATTTATGGACAGAGAAGCTGTGGTACGGAAgagaacataataaaaaatagttgAAGAAAATATACTGTCTATGAAAGGCTTTTTTCTGACATGCAGCAATCcatccattttaaaatcacaaaatctttttgtttcttctgaaaACTTATCTGTTTTCTGGAAAAGATAcaataagaagaaaattaaagtgAGCTTCAGTGTGTGGGCTGCAGTATAAATAGGTGCAGATTTAAGTACTGTTGCATGGAATTATCTTCTACCTGAAAATGAATGAGAATCTCTAACAGTGAGAATAGACTCTCATAGTTTGCCCGTTAGTGTTTTATCACTGATGGTATATTTgtagagaaaagagaaacagatcaAAAGCAGCATGACTGCACTAAGGAGCCGCTTTTGTGTTGCAGTGTCTGAACCGCTATGTCTGTTGGGAAAAATGGAGCATCAGTGCTGTGTGCAAACAGAGCttaacatttgatcagttaGATAAACAACCCAGTCAAAACGGGTGTAAAATTTGATAAAGTTAAACATGCTAATTTACTTTAATGACATTTACagcaggtaaaataaatattgaatacataaaacatttttatagtaaaaatatttctaaagatACTATTAACATGAAATTTCCACCAGGTGTAACAACCCAACTAATCGatacaaagaaagaaaccaaaacaatgttAGAAATTAATGTATGTGACAATGTCAAATAACAAGAGAAACTATTGAACATGcttattggtatttatttaatactttttacaaAACTATCAGTTGGTATTGACAATTCAAGATTCCTTCCGTAtggaggaaaagacaagagtgaTTTTGAACCATTCTTCACACAAGCAGTTGTTAAAGTTCTACACATTTTGTATTCAGAGATGATATTCCAGCCAAAGTACACTGAACTTAGTAGccatacagaagaaaaaaaagtgtaaccTGTAGCCTCATATTTAATACAATTGTATGCATGAACTATGTGTGGTAGGCTATTCACCCTGGAGCCAGTACCCTCAATTGAGTACTGGCACCAGATCTCGGGGAATCTGAGCCAGCAGGTGGTGCTCATGCCACCCTGGGCGGTTGCCCATATCAGAAATCACCACTGCTTTCAgtcttttttagattttatactCCAGTCAACAATTAATCCATTAGAAAATGACACTCTAGAAGGTGTTTTTGACTGTAGTTCAGTCAAAGGTGTTTTTGACTGTGAagttatttacattaatttctCTTAATTCATTTGGTTTTTTGATGACAACTTGTTTTTTTGAgttaactaaattaaattaacttaaaggaactttttactttgactttccTTGAAAAAATTGAGTCCAATGACAGTAACCTATGTctaacaaacacattttattatgaTCATCCAATTCattaagtttatccaactcAGTTTACTAagtttttagaatttaattCAGCAAGTGTGTCAAGGACTAAGGTCTTCGTATGTGAGTTATGCTCTACCACCATGCCACCACAGCATGTACAGCGTCTGTCCCTGGTCAAGCTTATGTCATAGAAACAGCATTGAACTTAATTGTTTCCAATACTCTTGTCAGAGTGCACTCTCAAAAGTGTATTTGAAACAATTAAATTCAATGCCACGTTTGTGTCCGACGTCTGATGTAATGACTCACCACATtgaaaaaatacctctttggatgaacataaaaaaatcatggaaaggttttccacctgattactttgctttatttcagtaccatgtaattctgttactcctatttaaagcaaatgtgttaggtcaacttaatatattatggtttttttttctaatttaaataaaatgagttgcctcagcttatgttattatggttattctattaagtgtCGGcccaacttaatttattacggttattgcaatttaaaccaaatgtgttggctcaatttatttaggttgattcaactcatttactatagttggacccaatgtaatttaaaagagccagcccaactaacttgcaatgctttggaccaaataatttacttgactaagattaatggcaatttagttgaaaccaaccttgttttccttttctccaaagagtttttgcggcgctagtggctcatattttttcgagacagtaggcagacagggtgaggacatggcaaaggtcgccaggacTCGCGTGacatcccgtgatctcactcggcttcgGCACTATATCactctgactataatgaatcatgttatctcaacatgattaaatttcataaacgtgaagttgtcgaattttttgtttatccagCATGATTGTAtcacttttttgtttgaaacatgaaattatttagttaaaagtacattatattcttttgtaaatctgataaccccctaagtttattttttacagtgcagggTGCTGTGGTGGCCCAAGCGTagagcacaacccacataaggagacCTTAGTCCTCAACATGGGTGTCCTGAGTTTGATTCcagcctgatgacctttgctgcatgtctttcctcTCTGTCATTACCCACTGTCCTGTCTAAATACTCTCAAACTAAGGTTGCCTCAGCCAAAAAATCCTGGTAAAAAGGAGATTATTTGTTTCCTTATTTATTTGAGTAAGACTGacttaaatttgtcattttaaacacacttaATGAATtccgtaaaaaaaaaacaaaaaaaaaaacgtaataAATTGAGTTGGATGAACTTAATGAATTGACTTAGATGATCataataaattgaattgaatagaCATAGCTTGCGTTTGTTAAACTTAATGAATTAAGTTGAGTAAACGTAATTGAATGACTTGCTACCAACTGAAGCAATTCAATTAAATTGGTTCAACAAATTTCCTTTTACAGTGTAGTTGATAATTATTTCAATAGTTATGTATAATGCTGCAGTATGtgacttttataaagaatatagttttacatatttgttatgggacaaatctgtgaaaagatttttGACCAGACCAGACAGACGTCTTAGCAAATTAActcttttgcatttattttatgcaaattcTATATGCCGTGTCCAAGCAAGTTTTTCATCAACTATGGCATCTCACTTGTTCAAGCTTTTTATTGTAAAGATTCAAAGAAATGTCTTTATTACAAATCTGTTTCTATAAAAACAGAGGACTTGGGTCTATGCGACAGACATTCTGAAGCCCCATTTGTCTACCCAATCTTCCACTTTCATAATTGCTTCCTACATCTTTTTCTGTAGGTACTCAAGATTATATCTCTGCACCTAAAGAACCCCATCATCTGCATATAAAGATTCCCCTATACTACCGGTACTACCTATTTGATCAAATATGTCATTTGTCATGATATTAAAAGGAATTAGACTACAAACACTGCCTTGCAAACCCACCATTCTGTACAATATATCTActagagcagtgtttctcaaccttTTTTTGGGCCAGTGACCCCTATCCATTATCCAGGTCTCTCACCGCCCCATCAAAGAATTTTTAGGCTAATTTGCACTgagtattattttattattagtattactATCActattgttgatgttttaatttttatggttgtttctgtatttatcatcaaaaataatttccgagagaacaaaaaagccatgggaataaaaatattttttaggtatctatgaaaaatgtaatgaatagACATTCAACTTAAAATTAGTAGGCCTAATAGCAGCCAATCAGggtggaaaaaatattcttgttttgtgCGATTTTAGTTGTTAAATCTTTCACAAAATGACCAGATAAAAGATGTACAACAATGCCAATTTAAACTTTGAACTATTTGCAAAGAACTGTGTGCTGCAACATTAAAACGGGACATCAGAGTATCATCCATAAAATTTCACCCACATGGCATTTACTGTGCAAACCAGTGCtttcagtggaaaaacaaaaatgccagATCCTTTTAATGCCATACAATTATGGGTTAGAAATATGGATGATATTTTCAATAGatctgtttattgatttataaattaatagtttttttggacagaaatgacaaagaacaGAACTGGTTCTTAATCAAATCCTAATGAGTCAAATTGAAAGTGTCATGGAGTCATCAGCCTCATGACATTACCactgacatgaaaaataatattgaagaaataaatatattaaatctaattaaaaacataaataaacgaTAACCTCCTTATTATTGCTGTCATCTGTGAGATAgctatatttgtttttgctaccAACTGAAGCGTCTCAACAAACAATTGACACTTCAACAATATTATTTGgacttttatctgaaaacaatGTCTGTTTGTTCTTGCCATACAGTCTTTGCATATTGATTATTGCTCAAAAGGTCTTGCCATATAAGTTTACTCCTCTGTATTTACTTCAGTTTCTTAGTTCTtgcattttgttcttcattcatttccatttagttttctttgattaGTATTATCCTCTCTTGGTTTATTGTTATGTCGTCTTTAGTTTCTTTCCTGTTGCTAGTTTTATTATATCGTTTTTTATTGATGCTCACCACCAGTAATTTTTACTCCTGATGCCATTCACCTGCTGCGCCGCCTCATCATTATGAGTTCGTTGATCTGCCACTATAAGCTCTTGATTTTTCCCTGTTCACCGCTGGATTCTCTGATCCTGATTCACAGTTCGTACCTTGCTCATTTCTATGTCCCGCTT
Encoded here:
- the LOC122840194 gene encoding SH3 domain-binding protein 4 isoform X2 gives rise to the protein MAAHRIRASNTSLPRCKSEGTLVDLSEGVSEASLTDVKVPSPSALRLDTTASFGTAREVVAIKDYCPSSFTTLKFSKGDLLYVLDSSGGEWWYAHNNTEMGYIPAAYVEPINFRDSSFSDSGMIDTISDCNEEGAKEMDLLGEWTGKILKPTTFQNGNPFATTHTSTNPFLNRGSQSSFDQTIKEKSVDLLLFDTVSSSGPNSTRNTGDNGFSSYVFSLNTLSPTVVVGQTFQRDNPFLRSKRSYSLSELSSLQAQAEIPQASNSFFRGLTAPAPEQFQTREDFRAAWLTHRKLARSCHDLDSLGQSPGWGQTQPVETNIVCRLDSSGGAVQLPDTSISILVPEGHVAAGDTQQMSIKALLDSPLELNSDRCTTVSPVVEIKLSNMETKTTITLEMKVSVVVKMENRQTTAVLCMRSDCKEGPYTPIPQAYIYGDTVQVSLDNLEPCMYVCVVTQALSVLPETTVWEYVVKKITLGVYGPKHIHPSFKTVVAMFGHECAPKTLLVSEVGKQAHSAPPVALQLWGKHQFVLSKPQDLHVEVYSNMANYEVKASEQARVVRGFQVRLGKVSRLIYMISTRNAEDVSDFTLRIQVKDDQDCILAQFCVQTPTPPLKAGPKTSVQRRFLKKKELGKIVLSPLAVAAKYPVFQDRKITNLKFGKLIKTVIRQMKNQYLLEYKKGDFVALLSEEMIKLKGQLWTKEWYIGYYQGKIGLVHAKNVLIVGKIKPTNISGPELTTSLLLEQILKPCKFLTYIYASVRTILMENIGNWRVFADALGYINLPLTHFCRTELDSEPERVASVLERLKEDCNNAESKERKSFQKELLTLLKASSSDSDPVLLILLGVCWHQGVIGARGAVENNRVLCSPYQCLLLEFHSVQFAYNMLI
- the LOC122840194 gene encoding SH3 domain-binding protein 4 isoform X1: MAAHRIRASNTSLPRCKSEGTLVDLSEGVSEASLTDVKVPSPSALRLDTTASFGTAREVVAIKDYCPSSFTTLKFSKGDLLYVLDSSGGEWWYAHNNTEMGYIPAAYVEPINFRDSSFSDSGMIDTISDCNEEGAKEMDLLGEWTGKILKPTTFQNGNPFATTHTSTNPFLNRGSQSSFDQTIKEKSVDLLLFDTVSSSGPNSTRNTGDNGFSSYVFSLNTLSPTVVVGQTFQRDNPFLRSKRSYSLSELSSLQAQAEIPQASNSFFRGLTAPAPEQFQTREDFRAAWLTHRKLARSCHDLDSLGQSPGWGQTQPVETNIVCRLDSSGGAVQLPDTSISILVPEGHVAAGDTQQMSIKALLDSPLELNSDRCTTVSPVVEIKLSNMETKTTITLEMKVSVVVKMENRQTTAVLCMRSDCKEGPYTPIPQAYIYGDTVQVSLDNLEPCMYVCVVTQALSVLPETTVWEYVVKKITLGVYGPKHIHPSFKTVVAMFGHECAPKTLLVSEVGKQAHSAPPVALQLWGKHQFVLSKPQDLHVEVYSNMANYEVKASEQARVVRGFQVRLGKVSRLIYMISTRNAEDVSDFTLRIQVKDDQDCILAQFCVQTPTPPLKAGPKTSVQRRFLKKKELGKIVLSPLAVAAKYPVFQDRKITNLKFGKLIKTVIRQMKNQYLLEYKKGDFVALLSEEMIKLKGQLWTKEWYIGYYQGKIGLVHAKNVLIVGKIKPTNISGPELTTSLLLEQILKPCKFLTYIYASVRTILMENIGNWRVFADALGYINLPLTHFCRTELDSEPERVASVLERLKEDCNNAESKERKSFQKELLTALLKMDCQGLVARLVMDFVLLTTAVEVAGRWRDLAEKLVKVSRQQMDAYEAPHRDKHGVVDSEAMWKPAYDFLVTWAAQIGDSYRDVIQELHMGLDKMKSPITKRWKHPTGTLILVNCLDILRSSAFSPASQDDNAF